Proteins encoded in a region of the Deefgea piscis genome:
- a CDS encoding response regulator, protein MTLAQCGINRVDAASSIGETRRRLRNAQYDVVLCDYHFGEGMNGQELLEELRQSSELPLYTIWIMITAEAAYEKVVAVAEIGPDDYLIKPFTSALLTQRLSLAWKRKRFLKPIYDKINEDDISGAIAAAKELIPKAEGFRSDLMRLLSSLLLEAGQLEQARLLFEEILSQRMIPWAKLGLAKALVRQGKKNQAEGALQAAIVEHAQYVDAYEELASMYMADGRLDQAMAVFEKCLAMTPNNVSRLQKAGNLANMLGDSAKAKKLLEQAVKCGGNSAALSADTVLQLALAARRENNSSDAEKYLRLVKEIAKKDQTVKNKIIDFIATSIYEGKPQLLNEIEIHLSHPEMTQEIATSFIMAADLICPATVEGETPSGDAAPYKWLQHISQRFITTRHISGLLESAANMRPVWKTYIQQIGQDVNDLNNRGVQHMLKSEFTEAIDILLPAAQNTCNNRLMLSTSHAIVKYLKTKPHIEKKERDALITVASGMIERLNGLIDAGTQHSLSQDLQQLFDH, encoded by the coding sequence ATGACGCTCGCCCAATGCGGCATCAATCGCGTAGATGCCGCCAGCAGCATTGGTGAAACACGTCGCCGGCTTCGCAACGCGCAGTATGATGTCGTTTTATGTGACTACCATTTTGGCGAAGGCATGAATGGACAAGAACTACTTGAAGAGCTACGTCAAAGCAGCGAATTACCGCTCTACACCATTTGGATCATGATCACCGCCGAAGCTGCGTATGAAAAAGTCGTTGCCGTCGCCGAAATTGGCCCTGATGATTACCTTATCAAACCCTTCACCAGTGCATTACTAACGCAACGCCTCTCGCTGGCGTGGAAGCGCAAACGTTTTTTAAAGCCAATCTACGACAAAATCAATGAAGATGACATCAGTGGCGCCATTGCTGCCGCCAAAGAGCTCATCCCCAAGGCCGAAGGCTTTCGCAGCGATTTGATGCGACTGCTGTCTAGCTTGTTACTTGAAGCCGGGCAACTCGAACAAGCTCGACTGCTATTTGAAGAAATCCTCAGTCAAAGAATGATTCCTTGGGCCAAGCTGGGCCTTGCCAAAGCACTGGTACGCCAAGGCAAAAAAAATCAAGCCGAAGGTGCGCTGCAAGCGGCGATTGTTGAGCATGCCCAGTATGTCGATGCGTACGAAGAACTGGCATCGATGTATATGGCCGATGGCCGGCTAGACCAAGCGATGGCGGTATTTGAAAAATGCCTCGCAATGACGCCCAATAATGTCAGCCGTCTGCAAAAAGCGGGCAATTTAGCCAATATGCTGGGCGACTCCGCCAAAGCCAAAAAATTACTCGAGCAAGCCGTTAAATGCGGTGGCAACTCCGCCGCACTCAGCGCCGACACAGTGTTGCAGCTGGCATTGGCCGCCCGGCGCGAAAATAATTCGTCTGATGCAGAAAAATACCTGCGCCTCGTAAAAGAAATCGCCAAAAAAGACCAAACCGTTAAAAACAAAATCATTGATTTTATTGCTACCTCCATTTATGAAGGCAAACCACAGCTACTCAATGAAATCGAAATTCATTTAAGCCACCCAGAAATGACTCAGGAAATCGCCACCAGCTTTATTATGGCGGCAGACTTAATCTGCCCCGCCACCGTCGAGGGCGAAACGCCGTCAGGGGATGCTGCGCCTTATAAATGGCTACAACATATCAGCCAGCGTTTCATTACCACCCGCCATATCTCTGGCTTACTCGAAAGCGCCGCCAATATGCGGCCAGTATGGAAGACGTATATCCAACAAATTGGACAAGACGTTAACGACCTCAATAACCGCGGCGTTCAACACATGCTGAAATCCGAGTTCACCGAAGCCATCGATATTTTATTGCCCGCAGCCCAAAACACCTGCAACAACCGACTGATGCTCTCGACCAGTCACGCGATTGTCAAATACCTGAAA